The genomic interval TGTAATCCTCTTAAAACCCCTTTTGAAGATTTAGAAATATTGTCTTGTACAAAGATATTATCTATTCCTAATTCCTTAAAAGTATTATAGTTATAGATTTCCATAAAAAAACCTCTACTATCCTCAAATACTTTTGGTTCTATTAACAGTAGATTTTTTATTTTTGTTTCTATAGTCTTCATATTATTATCCTTTTAATATTATATTAAGATATTATAACATTAAAATCACGTATATAAAAGATTTTTTTAGATATATTTATCTCAATAACACAAGAACTATAATACCTAATATGATTCTATATAGTCCAAAAGAAGCAAAACTTCTTTTTTTGATAAAATCCATAAACCATTTTATAACAACATAGGCAACCACAAAGGCTATTGCTGAACCTAGAGCTAAATAAGCCCATTCTCTTTCAGTAAAAACTAAACCATTTTTTAGTAACTTTAAAGCTGTTGCTCCAAACATTGTTGGTATAGCTAAATAGAATGAAAATTCTGCTGCAAGTGGTCTTGACAAACCTAAAAGTAAAGCTCCTATTATTGTTGCTCCAGATCTTGATGTACCTGGTATCATAGCTAGGCATTGGAAAAATCCTATCAAAAATGCTGTACTGTATTTTAAATTACTAAAATTTCTAACTCTTGCTTTAACATTTTTAATCTTATATATAACTTCTATTACTATAAAAATAATTCCATAAACTATTAAAGTTATAGCTATTGTTGTTACATTATCCATAAAATATTTATCTATTATGTCATCTAAAAATAGCCCTATAACCATCGCTGGTAAAACTCCAACTACAATTTTAAGCCACAATCTAAATCTTAGAACAAATTTTTTTTTAGTTCCAACAAAAGGAGTTAGATCTTTCCAGAAATAAACTACTACCGAAAGTATTGCTCCCAATTGTATAATTATTAAAAAGCTATTGGTAAAAGTTGGTGATAGATATTCTCCACCTATCAGTTTATTTACCAATATCATATGTCCTGTACTACTGACAGGTAAAAATTCTGTGATACCCTCAACTATTGCAAGAATAATAACTAATATCAACGCATTCATACTTTAACCCCTTTATAGATAAGAATCTTCTTTAGCTAAATAATTTTGAACATAGTCTTTAACTCCTTCTTCAAGACTATGCATTTCTTTTGTATATCCTATTTCTCTTAATTTATTGATTTTTGCTTCTGTAAAATATTGATATTTTCCTTGTAAATCTTCAGGCATTTCAATTAATTTTACAACTTCATTCTTATCTAGATTATCATTGTGAGAAGCTGCTTTCATTGTTGCCATAGATAAATCCATAAAACTTCTTGCTTTTCCTGTACCTATATTATATATTCCAGATTTAACATCATTAATTAACATAAAATACATTATATCTACAACGTCTTTTACATAGACGAAATCTCTTAATTGTTCTCCATCTTTAAATCCTTCTTTGTATGATTTAAAAAGTTTTACATAACCATTTTCCTTATATTGATGGTATGTGTGGAACACCATTGATGCCATTCTTCCTTTATGATATTCTTGTGGTCCATAGACATTAAAAAATTTCAACCCATTCCATTGTTTAGGTTGAGATTCTTGTTTAAATGCCCAATCATCAAAAAATTTCTTTGAATAACCATATTTATTTAAAGGTCTTAATTTTTGCAATTCTTCTGGAGTCACATCATCATTGTATCCAAGTTCACCCATACCATAAGTTGCAGCTGAAGATGCATAGATATATTTAATATTTTTTTCTGCACAGAAATTCCATAAGAATTTTGTATAGGCATAGTTATTATCCATTAAAAAATCTCCATCTGTTTCTGTTGTAGCTGAACAAGCTCCCATATGAATAACTGCTTCTATCTTATCTGCATTTTCTTTATGAGATAACCATTCTTTTAAATTATCTTTATCCATCCAGTCATAATATTCTCTTTTTCTGATATTTAACCATTTGTCTTCTGTTCTTAATTTGTCAACTATTAGTATGTCTTTTATACCCATTTCATTAAGTTTCCACACAAAAGCACTACCTATCATTCCAGCTCCACCTGTAACAATTATCATTACTGTCCCTCCATTTATTTAAAACTTTTCTATTTAAATTATATCATATAATCAATTATTATACATATTTTTTTATAATGTATAATAATATAATTCTCACTTATTAATATTTATGGTAAAATAGAGAAGATATTTATTAAATATTTTTAGGAGAGCATTTTATGAAAAAAATAATTTTCTTAGCATATATATTTTTAATTTTTAATTTTGCTTATACTGAAGAAATTCAATTAAAAACAAAAGAAGATGTTGAAATTGAAAAAATGGAAGAGCAGATAAAAAATTTACAGAATAAAATAGAAAATACAAAAAAATTAAAATCAGCCAAGGAGAATAAAAATTTAAAGGTTGCCTTAGTTTTAAGTGGTGGTGGGGTTAAAGGTTATGCTCATTTAGGAGTTCTAAGAGTTCTTGAAAAAGAAAATATTAAAATTGACTATATCACTGGTACTAGTATAGGTGCTTTCATAGGTACTATGTATTCTATTGGTTACTCTGTTGATGAAATTGAAAAATTACTAGATGATCTTAATATTGGTAATTTTTTGGAAAATGTCACTGACAATACTAACTTATCTTTAGATAAAAAAGAAAGTTTAAAAAAATATAGTGTCCATCTTAGCTTTGATAATGAATTAAATTTTTCTTTTCCTAAAGGCTTAAAGGGAACGGGAGAAGAATATCTAATTTTAAAAAAATTATTAGGAAAATATGAATATATGGATAATTTTGATAACTTTCCTATCCCTTTAAGAATAGTTGCAACTAACTTAAACACTGGAGAAACTAAAGCCTTTTCCAGAGGAGATGTTGCAAAAGTTTTAATAGCTTCTATGTCTATTCCATCTATTTTTGAACCTATGAAAATAGATGGAGAAATATATGTTGATGGTCTTGTAACTAGAAACCTACCTGTTGAAGAAGCCTATGAAATGGGAGCAGATATTGTTATTGCTTCTGATATAGGGGCTCCTGTTATAGAAAAAGATGATTATAATATCTTAAGTGTTTTAAGTCAAGCAAATACTATACAAGCTTCTAATGTAACTAAAATTTCAAGAGAAAAGGCTTCTATTTTAATAAGTCCTGATGTTAAAGATATCTCAGCTCTAGATTCATCAAAAAAAGAAGAATTAATGAAACTTGGTAAAGTTGCAGCAGAAAAAGAATTAGATAAAATTAAATTACTCTCTAAAGCTGATAATAAAAAGAAAAAAGAAAATTTTATCAGTGATAATGATGTAAAAATTACCATAAATAAAATAGAATATGATGAAAAATTTAGTGATAACACTATTGTAGTTTTAAATGATATCTTTAAAGATTTACTGAATAAACCTATCTCTAAAAAAGATATAGATAAAAAAATAATTGATATCTATAGTTCTAAATATATGGATAAGGTCTACTACACTATCGATGGTAATACCTTAATTATAGATGGTGAAAAACCTCATTCAAACAAAATAGGTTTAGGATTTAATTACTTAACTGGCTATGGTACAACTTTTAATATAGGTTCTGACTTAGTTTTTAATGGAAAATTCAATAATAATATTAACTTCAACTTTAAATTTGGTGATTATTTAGGTGCTGACCTTGCTACTCTTTCATACTATGGTGTAAAAAATAGATTTGGTTTTCTTACAAATATAGGTTATGATGAAAATCCATTTTTCCTATATGATAATAAGAGAAAATCTGCTAAATTCATAAGTAGGGAAGCATATTTTAAACTAGGTCTTTTTACTCAACCTACAAATAGTACTATGCTTTCTTATGGAATTTTATCTAAGTTCTCTAGTTTAAAACAAGATACTGGTGGTAATGAAACGAAGTCTTTAGAATACTCTGAAAATTCTACTAAAACTTATTTAAGCTATAAATATAATAGTTTAGACTCTATAACTAATCCTATGAAGGGAGTTAAAGCTGACTTTGTATACAATTTTTCAAGTTCTTTTGGAAAATCAAAATCTAATTTATATGGACCTACCTTTACTCTTAAAGGATATGTTCCTGTAAATCCTAGATTTTCTCTTATGTATGGTTTAAATTATTCCAGTCTTAGAGGAGATAA from Fusobacterium pseudoperiodonticum carries:
- the fplA gene encoding autotransporter phospholipase A1 FplA produces the protein MKKIIFLAYIFLIFNFAYTEEIQLKTKEDVEIEKMEEQIKNLQNKIENTKKLKSAKENKNLKVALVLSGGGVKGYAHLGVLRVLEKENIKIDYITGTSIGAFIGTMYSIGYSVDEIEKLLDDLNIGNFLENVTDNTNLSLDKKESLKKYSVHLSFDNELNFSFPKGLKGTGEEYLILKKLLGKYEYMDNFDNFPIPLRIVATNLNTGETKAFSRGDVAKVLIASMSIPSIFEPMKIDGEIYVDGLVTRNLPVEEAYEMGADIVIASDIGAPVIEKDDYNILSVLSQANTIQASNVTKISREKASILISPDVKDISALDSSKKEELMKLGKVAAEKELDKIKLLSKADNKKKKENFISDNDVKITINKIEYDEKFSDNTIVVLNDIFKDLLNKPISKKDIDKKIIDIYSSKYMDKVYYTIDGNTLIIDGEKPHSNKIGLGFNYLTGYGTTFNIGSDLVFNGKFNNNINFNFKFGDYLGADLATLSYYGVKNRFGFLTNIGYDENPFFLYDNKRKSAKFISREAYFKLGLFTQPTNSTMLSYGILSKFSSLKQDTGGNETKSLEYSENSTKTYLSYKYNSLDSITNPMKGVKADFVYNFSSSFGKSKSNLYGPTFTLKGYVPVNPRFSLMYGLNYSSLRGDNIRADRRIKLGGMYTNIDNNDFEFYGYNYQEKQMKDLINLTLGFKHKIVYSLYFNTKFNIATFNEDNPMQRYNSRMWKDYSQGLGFSLTYDSPIGPIEFSVSSDLQNIKPIGSISIGYKFD
- the rfaD gene encoding ADP-glyceromanno-heptose 6-epimerase; the encoded protein is MIIVTGGAGMIGSAFVWKLNEMGIKDILIVDKLRTEDKWLNIRKREYYDWMDKDNLKEWLSHKENADKIEAVIHMGACSATTETDGDFLMDNNYAYTKFLWNFCAEKNIKYIYASSAATYGMGELGYNDDVTPEELQKLRPLNKYGYSKKFFDDWAFKQESQPKQWNGLKFFNVYGPQEYHKGRMASMVFHTYHQYKENGYVKLFKSYKEGFKDGEQLRDFVYVKDVVDIMYFMLINDVKSGIYNIGTGKARSFMDLSMATMKAASHNDNLDKNEVVKLIEMPEDLQGKYQYFTEAKINKLREIGYTKEMHSLEEGVKDYVQNYLAKEDSYL
- a CDS encoding undecaprenyl-diphosphate phosphatase, with amino-acid sequence MNALILVIILAIVEGITEFLPVSSTGHMILVNKLIGGEYLSPTFTNSFLIIIQLGAILSVVVYFWKDLTPFVGTKKKFVLRFRLWLKIVVGVLPAMVIGLFLDDIIDKYFMDNVTTIAITLIVYGIIFIVIEVIYKIKNVKARVRNFSNLKYSTAFLIGFFQCLAMIPGTSRSGATIIGALLLGLSRPLAAEFSFYLAIPTMFGATALKLLKNGLVFTEREWAYLALGSAIAFVVAYVVIKWFMDFIKKRSFASFGLYRIILGIIVLVLLR